TTTGACCATTCTGCTCGAAATTACAGCAAACGACTGGTCGTCTATACTGAATTGAAATCCTGATGAAACAGCATGGAATCCCTTCCGATGCTGTTTTTTTATGGATATTTTTAGAAGAAATAGAAAAGCTACTAGTAAGGAAGGTGATAGCATGAACGAGGAGCAATTGGAAGATCTGTTTCATTTTTATGGATATGAAGATTTGTACAAGCGATTTAAGACTCCCCTTTATGTCACCGGGATCATGGATGATGCCGATGCCGGATTAATTGAAGATTTCTTTGAGAACTTCACATTCGATGGTCCCGTATTATTCGACGAGTTCAGATTCTGGTTTCAATATTATGAAGTATCCAAGCGGCCGCCGTTCACTTTTTAACGCAAAATAAAAGCTGTCTTCTGCACAGGACAGAAAACAGCTTCTCTTAGTAAGGTTTATCTTGATAAAAGTAATTGGTCGAATGCCATGTGTTATCAAACTCTTTATGAAAAATATGAGTCGTGGCAGGAGATACGGGCGGGATCAGCCACGTCCAATCTCCGGTTACATCGCGATCGGCACTCTTCTCATTTTCTTCAAAAAGGCGGAACTGCTGGGCAGCCGTATGATGGTCCACGATGCTTACACCCATTTCTTTAAACGAATGAAGCACAGCGATGTTCAATTCGAGCAGCGCCTTATCCTTCCACAATGTGGCCGCTCTCGATGTATCGAGTCCCATACAGCTTGCCACTTTCGGAATCTGATTATAGCGGTTCTCATCAGCAAGATTACGCGCCCCGATCTCCGTTTCCATATACCAGCCGTTGAACGGTGCCGCCTTGTATGAGATCCCACCGATCTTCAATTCCATGTCCGAGATGATCGGGACGCCGTACCATTTCAGTCCAAGGTCCCCGAACCAATCAAATTCAGGGTGACGAAGAGATACTTGAAGGGCAAGACGCGGCTCAACTTCCCTCATCTCCGGAGGCCGATCCCCAATCTGCACGACCAGGGGCAGGACATCAAAGTCTGTTCCCTCCCCCTCCCAGCCAAGTTCCAGGCATTTTTGAGTGAATTCGATGGAATGGGGGTCGCCGGTATATCGGCCTTCTTCCTCATAGCCCGCATATCGGATCAGCTGATGGTTCCACAATCGGATGTCAGGCTTGTCCGGATGTGAGGGTCTGAATACCGTAATCGTCGGACGGATCCTCCCCCCGTTCGAAGCATATTCCAAATGACGCTCGAGGGCCTGGAACACTTCCTCCTCTGAGGCCGCCTGCCGTTCGTCAAACACATTCAGTGAATTCCAGAACAAGCGGCCGATGCAGCGATTGCTGTTTCTCCAGGCCATCTTCGCACCATGGACCAGTTCTTCGTGAGTATGGGTATACGTTCCTTGTTCAGCAAGTTCATTTTCTATATGTTGAAGGCGGATCGCTATGTCCGCTTCGCTTTTATTCAGTTCCTTAAACATTTGTTCTATAAAGGACCTCGCCTCATCCAAAATCGGTGTCAATATAATCGCTTCCCTGCTATCTTATTCAGCGTATACTGTACCTTGAAGTATATCATTTTTCTCATACCTTTTTCCCTGGTACATTTGAACAACCCTTGAATTTTAGAGGGTGACCTCTTTTTCATAGCATCGATACTCCTGATGCCCCTCTGGCTTCGAGGTGAAATAAACCGAGCCCCGGTATTCATAACCGATCTTTTCATAGAGGGCGTTTGCCCCTGTGTTTCTGGAGTAAGCATCCAGCCGGATACTTTCATACCCTTTTTCCCCAGCCAGTTCCTCACATTTTTTCATGAATACTGTCCCCAATCCGTTCCCTTGCTGAAGGGGGTCGAGAAACAACGCGTGGATCACCCATTCGTTTCCAAGTTTCCATGGGATGTCCGACCATTCAGGTGACTGCCACTCGTTGAGAGTCGCGGACCCTGCGAGTTCATCGTCCACCATCAATACATAAAGGTTCCCGTCACCCAATTCTTCCTCGAAATATTCCCTGCTTGGGTAATGGTCATTCCACTGCAGCAACCCTTTTTCGTCCAGATCATGTTTACACCTGATATACACGTCCATGATGGTGTCAATCTGTTCTTCCGTTGCCTGTCTTAATTGTATATTCATGCTATTCCCCTGCTTATCAATTAGTTTATGTAACTCTTTGTAGTGTTTGTCAGGAATACAGCCGTTATACGGACTGATCTGTTCATTACCGTTTCTCTCGGACCCTTTTGCCTGCTGAAATCCCTGATAAATAAGCACTCTCAAACCGCGTACGTCCGGCTTCATCATTCTCCCGGAGGAATGCATCCCCACATAGGACAATCCGCCCTTTGTGACCCATTTCAACAAATGGGGTGCGTACCACAGCTTCTGCTTCCGCGTACTTCCACTTTTTCAGCTGAACCCCCGTCACCCTGCTTCCTTTTTCAAGAAAACCCTCGGCCACCTTTTGGATGGGAGCTA
The DNA window shown above is from Rossellomorea vietnamensis and carries:
- a CDS encoding nitric oxide synthase oxygenase, which gives rise to MFKELNKSEADIAIRLQHIENELAEQGTYTHTHEELVHGAKMAWRNSNRCIGRLFWNSLNVFDERQAASEEEVFQALERHLEYASNGGRIRPTITVFRPSHPDKPDIRLWNHQLIRYAGYEEEGRYTGDPHSIEFTQKCLELGWEGEGTDFDVLPLVVQIGDRPPEMREVEPRLALQVSLRHPEFDWFGDLGLKWYGVPIISDMELKIGGISYKAAPFNGWYMETEIGARNLADENRYNQIPKVASCMGLDTSRAATLWKDKALLELNIAVLHSFKEMGVSIVDHHTAAQQFRLFEENEKSADRDVTGDWTWLIPPVSPATTHIFHKEFDNTWHSTNYFYQDKPY
- a CDS encoding GNAT family N-acetyltransferase encodes the protein MLIYQGFQQAKGSERNGNEQISPYNGCIPDKHYKELHKLIDKQGNSMNIQLRQATEEQIDTIMDVYIRCKHDLDEKGLLQWNDHYPSREYFEEELGDGNLYVLMVDDELAGSATLNEWQSPEWSDIPWKLGNEWVIHALFLDPLQQGNGLGTVFMKKCEELAGEKGYESIRLDAYSRNTGANALYEKIGYEYRGSVYFTSKPEGHQEYRCYEKEVTL